The Herminiimonas arsenitoxidans sequence AAAATTACGTTGACGCGCAAGGAAACAACTGAAATCAAGCAAGCGGATGCCACCGGCAAATCGCGCACGATTCAAGTTGAAGTACGTAAAAAACGCACTTTCGTAAAACGCGATGAAGCGGCTCCTGAAGAAGCACCAGTCAAAGTTGCAGCACCTGTTATTGATGAAGCAGAAGTAGAGCGCCGTGCTGAAGAAGCGCGTCGCCAGGCTGAATTGATCGCACGTCAGGAAGCTGATCTGCGTGAAAAGCAAGAGCGTCTCGCCAAGCTGGAAGCTGAGAAAGAAGCACAAGCTAAAGCTTTGCAAAAAGCTGAAGTAGAAGCGAAGAAAGCTGATGCCGAGAAACCGGTAGAAGTCAAAGCTGACGAATCGGCAATCGAAGAGAAAAAACGCGTAGCAGCGGAAGAAAGCAAGAAAAAAGCAGCCTTGGTAGCGAAAGAAGTTGCGAAAGAAGCGACTGAAAAAGCGGCTGCAACCGAGATCGCTCGTAAAGCGGTTGCGGATGAAGTTGCACAAATCAAAGCAATGATGAATGCGCCACGTCGCGCCATCAAAGCACCGGAACCTGCGCCAGTTGTAGCAAAACCAAAAGCGCCTGAAGGTACTTTGCATAAGCCTGCTGATAAAAAGCCGGGCGAGAAAAAAGACGAGAAAAAACCTGCTGTTGCTGCAGACAAGAAGTCGATCAAATCGGCGAATGTCTCATCGACTTGGCAAGATGATGCGAAAAAACGCGGTGCCGGCATCAAAACGCGCGGCAATACCGGCGGTGGCCGTGATGGCTGGCGCGCAGGTCCTAAGGGCCGTCGCCCTTCGCACCATGATGATCGCGAAAGCAATTTCCAGGCACCAACTGAAGCTGTCGTAAAAGACGTGCAAGTACCAGAAACGATTACCGTCGCAGAATTGGCGCACAAGATGTCGGTCAAGGCATCAGAAGTCATCAAGCATTTGATGAAGCTGGGCCAAATGTGCACGATCAATCAGGTGCTCGATCAAGAAACAGCAATGATTCTGGTCGAAGAAATGGGCCACACTGCACATGCAGCGAAACTGGATGATCCAGAAGCGTTGCTGGAAATCGGTGCAGAACATGCTGATATCGAAGCCTTGCCACGTGCACCGGTCGTTACCGTCATGGGTCACGTCGATCACGGTAAAACATCGTTGCTGGATTACATCCGTCGCGCCAAGGTTGCATCCGGCGAAGCTGGTGGTATTACACAGCACATCGGCGCATACCACGTAGAAACACCACGCGGCATGATCACCTTCCTCGATACACCAGGCCATGAAGCATTTACGGCTATGCGTGCACGCGGTGCGAAAGCAACCGATATCGTGATTCTGGTGGTGGCAGCTGACGACGGTGTGATGCCGCAAACCAAAGAAGCAATTGCGCATGCGAAAGCAGCAGGCGTGCCTTTGGTTGTTGCAATCAACAAGATCGATAAACCGGGCGCGAACATGGATCGCGTCAAGCAGGAACTGGTTGCTGAACAAGTCGTGCCGGAAGAATACGGCGGCGATTCACCATTCATCCCAGTGTCCGCTAAAACGGGTGAAGGCATTGATGCCTTGCTCGAACAAGTATTGTTGCAAGCTGAAGTGTTGGAATTGAAAGCACCGGTTGATGCGCCTGCACGTGGTTTGGTGGTTGAAGCCAAGCTCGATAAAGGTCGCGGTCCGGTTGCAACGATTCTGGTGCAATCCGGTACTCTGAAACGCGGCGATGTCGTGTTAGCAGGTTCGGCTTATGGTCGTGTTCGTGCGATGCTGGATGAAAACGGTAAGAGCATTACCGAAGCCGGCCCATCGATTCCGGTCGAAATCCAAGGTCTGACAGAAGTGCCGAATGCCGGCGAAGAAGTCATGGTCATGGCTGACGAACGCAAAGCGCGTGAAATCGGTTTGTTCCGTCAAGGTAAATTCCGCGACGTGAAACTGGCGAAACAGCAAGCGGCGAAACTGGAAAACATGTTCGAGAACATGGGCGAAGGCGAAGTCAAAAACCTGCCGATGATCATCAAGACCGACGTGCAAGGTTCGCAAGAAGCGCTGGTTGGCTCCTTGCAAAAACTGTCGACCAGCGAAGTGCGCGTACAAGTCGTGCATGCAGCGGTGGGTGGCATTACCGAGTCCGACGTCAACTTGGCGGTTGCATCGAAAGCGGTCATCATCGGCTTTAATACACGTGCAGATGCACAGGCGCGCAAACTGGCAGAAGCCAACGGCGTTGATATCCGTTACTACAACATCATTTATGATGCAGTAGACGAGATCAAAGCTGCGATGTCCGGCATGTTGTCACCTGAGAAACGTGAACAGGCCTTGGGTCTGGTCGAGATTCGCCAAGTTATTCTGGTCAGCAAAGTCGGCGCGATTGCCGGTTGCTACGTACTCGAAGGTGTTGCCAAACGTGGTTCGTCGGTACGCTTGTTGCGTGACAACGTAGTCGTCTGGACTGGCGAGCTTGATTCCTTGAAACGCTTCAAGGATGACGTGAAGGAAGTCAAAGCTGGTTTCGAATGCGGTTTGACACTGAAAAACTTCAACGACATCAAAGAAGGCGATCAACTCGAAGTCTTCGAAGTGCAGGAAATCGCGCGTACGCTGTAAGGCGATGCGCAGGGGATGCATCACAGCATCCTCGTTTTACATGATCGCATCGGCCGGCTTAGCTGCTTGCCGATGCGAAGTTACTTTTGCTTCACCGTTGTATCGATAAAATAGTTTATGGCCAAACATAGTAAATCCATCCCAGGACGCGGTCTGCGCGTCGCAGATCAGATCCAGCGCGATCTGTCTGAAATTGTCGCGTTCGAGTTGAAAGACCCGCGCGTCGGGATGATCACGATTACCGAAGTTCAGGTCACACCGGATTATGCGCACGCCAAAGTGTTCTTCACGATGCTGAGCGACAACAAGGACGAGATCAAGAATACGGTAGCGGGCCTGAGCGCAGCTTCGGGTTACATACGCGGTCAACTGGGTCGTCGTTTGTCGATTCATACTTTGCCGGAACTGCATTTTGTGCATGACACATCGACTGCGCGTGGCATAGAAATGTCCAAGCTGATCGATGAAGCCAATGCCAGTCGTGCCAAGGATGCGGAAGACTAATCTTCTTGCATGCTCGCTTGCCTGTATGCGGGCAAGCGATACGTTTTCATTTTCTCTCGCGTCGTATTCGGCTGATTCCCTAGTCCGATAGACCAACACCGCATTTCTCCTGCATTCATCATGGCGACAAATAAAATCAAAAAAAAGCGTGTGCCTGTGCATGGCGTATTGCTGCTCGATAAGCAAGTCGGCGTATCCAGCAACGATGCCTTGATCAAAGCAAAATGGTTGTTGAGTGCACTGAAGGCAGGACATACGGGCACGCTGGATCCTTTTGCTACCGGTTTGTTGCCACTATGTTTTGGTGAGGCAACCAAGTTCGCGCAGGATTTGCTTGATGCGGACAAGACGTATGAAACCGTAGTCCATCTCGGTATCACGACCAATACGGGCGATACCGAAGGCGAGACAATTGCTACGGCTGATGTGGCTGTTACGCGCGAGCAAATTGATGCGGTACTGGCGCAGTTCCGTGGCGATATCATGCAGGTGCCGCCTATGTACTCCGCGCTCAAGCGCGACGGCAAGCCCTTGTACGAATATGCGCGTGAAGGCATCACGCTTGAACGTGAAGCACGTCCCGTGACGATTCATTTGCTGGAATTTATAGACTATCAGGCACCTTTCCTCACCCTACGTGTTCGTTGCAGCAAGGGGACTTACATTCGCGTTCTGGGTGAAGACATTGGTGCGGCATTGGGTTGTGGCGCGCATTTGAATGCCTTGCGACGTGTGCAAGTTGGTGACTTATTAATTGATGCAGCCGTCACCATAGAACAACTTGCGGCCACGGATGAGGACGCACGTACTTCATTATTGGCGCCGGTCGATGCATTGTTGACATCTTTCCCTGCACTTTATTTATCGGAAGAGTTGGCAAAACGCTTCTTGCATGGTCAGCGCTTGGCGTTGGGCAAGGAAAATGTAGCTATCCCGCCGGAAGAAGGTCGTGTACGCATCTATCGCGAGGCCGATGGCGTGTTGCTGGGCACTGGCTTGATGCAGTCGTTTGGCGTGCTGGCACCGGAGCGTTTGATTTCCACCAGCGCAAGTAATCCGATATAAGGGGTTTTCGGCCAAGCTGCGTGCTTGATAGCCGCAGACTTCAACAGATTCATTTCTATTTAGTTATCGTAATTGCGTCACCATTCCGTCACAAAAAACGCAGCAACTCATTGAAATACCAAGGGTTTCCCAAGGGGCAGTGAGGCTTGCTGTGCTATAATCGGCGGTTTTCCAAATTC is a genomic window containing:
- the infB gene encoding translation initiation factor IF-2, giving the protein MASNNVAQFATELKMPADVLLTQLRDAGVEKSSTSDELSKSDKDKLLDHLRRAHGVAPDGEKKKITLTRKETTEIKQADATGKSRTIQVEVRKKRTFVKRDEAAPEEAPVKVAAPVIDEAEVERRAEEARRQAELIARQEADLREKQERLAKLEAEKEAQAKALQKAEVEAKKADAEKPVEVKADESAIEEKKRVAAEESKKKAALVAKEVAKEATEKAAATEIARKAVADEVAQIKAMMNAPRRAIKAPEPAPVVAKPKAPEGTLHKPADKKPGEKKDEKKPAVAADKKSIKSANVSSTWQDDAKKRGAGIKTRGNTGGGRDGWRAGPKGRRPSHHDDRESNFQAPTEAVVKDVQVPETITVAELAHKMSVKASEVIKHLMKLGQMCTINQVLDQETAMILVEEMGHTAHAAKLDDPEALLEIGAEHADIEALPRAPVVTVMGHVDHGKTSLLDYIRRAKVASGEAGGITQHIGAYHVETPRGMITFLDTPGHEAFTAMRARGAKATDIVILVVAADDGVMPQTKEAIAHAKAAGVPLVVAINKIDKPGANMDRVKQELVAEQVVPEEYGGDSPFIPVSAKTGEGIDALLEQVLLQAEVLELKAPVDAPARGLVVEAKLDKGRGPVATILVQSGTLKRGDVVLAGSAYGRVRAMLDENGKSITEAGPSIPVEIQGLTEVPNAGEEVMVMADERKAREIGLFRQGKFRDVKLAKQQAAKLENMFENMGEGEVKNLPMIIKTDVQGSQEALVGSLQKLSTSEVRVQVVHAAVGGITESDVNLAVASKAVIIGFNTRADAQARKLAEANGVDIRYYNIIYDAVDEIKAAMSGMLSPEKREQALGLVEIRQVILVSKVGAIAGCYVLEGVAKRGSSVRLLRDNVVVWTGELDSLKRFKDDVKEVKAGFECGLTLKNFNDIKEGDQLEVFEVQEIARTL
- the rbfA gene encoding 30S ribosome-binding factor RbfA, producing MAKHSKSIPGRGLRVADQIQRDLSEIVAFELKDPRVGMITITEVQVTPDYAHAKVFFTMLSDNKDEIKNTVAGLSAASGYIRGQLGRRLSIHTLPELHFVHDTSTARGIEMSKLIDEANASRAKDAED
- the truB gene encoding tRNA pseudouridine(55) synthase TruB yields the protein MATNKIKKKRVPVHGVLLLDKQVGVSSNDALIKAKWLLSALKAGHTGTLDPFATGLLPLCFGEATKFAQDLLDADKTYETVVHLGITTNTGDTEGETIATADVAVTREQIDAVLAQFRGDIMQVPPMYSALKRDGKPLYEYAREGITLEREARPVTIHLLEFIDYQAPFLTLRVRCSKGTYIRVLGEDIGAALGCGAHLNALRRVQVGDLLIDAAVTIEQLAATDEDARTSLLAPVDALLTSFPALYLSEELAKRFLHGQRLALGKENVAIPPEEGRVRIYREADGVLLGTGLMQSFGVLAPERLISTSASNPI